One stretch of Streptomyces sp. A2-16 DNA includes these proteins:
- a CDS encoding DUF742 domain-containing protein codes for MSTDGQGRSHWFDDEAGPVVRPYAMTRGRTTSAGQHRLDLIAVVVAEPHTDDPEGDHSLSPEHVDIVDLCRDTPQSVAELSSELDLPIGVVRVLIGDLVASEWVHVNRPVPPAELPDESILRDVINGLRAL; via the coding sequence ATGAGCACAGACGGTCAGGGAAGAAGCCACTGGTTCGACGACGAGGCCGGACCGGTGGTCCGTCCGTACGCCATGACGCGCGGCCGCACCACGAGTGCCGGCCAGCACCGTCTCGACCTCATCGCGGTCGTCGTGGCCGAACCCCATACGGACGATCCCGAAGGGGACCACTCGCTCTCCCCCGAGCACGTGGACATCGTCGACCTGTGCCGGGACACCCCCCAGTCGGTCGCCGAGCTGTCCTCGGAGCTCGACCTGCCCATCGGTGTCGTGCGAGTCCTCATAGGCGACCTCGTCGCCTCGGAGTGGGTCCATGTGAACCGGCCGGTGCCGCCCGCCGAGCTTCCGGACGAGAGCATCCTGCGTGACGTGATCAACGGCCTGCGGGCCCTGTGA
- a CDS encoding roadblock/LC7 domain-containing protein has product MTAPKATDKSGELNWLLDDLVERVASIRKALVLSSDGLPTGVSQDLTREDSEHLAAVASGFHSLAKGVGRHFEAGNVRQTVVELDDAFLFVTAAGDGSCLAVLSDADSDVGLVAYEMTLLVKRVGAHLGAAPRTDLPQGG; this is encoded by the coding sequence ATGACCGCACCGAAGGCGACCGACAAGTCCGGCGAGCTCAACTGGCTCCTCGACGACCTGGTGGAGCGCGTCGCGAGCATCCGCAAGGCCCTGGTGCTCTCCAGCGACGGCCTCCCGACCGGCGTGTCCCAGGACCTGACCCGCGAGGACAGCGAGCACCTCGCCGCCGTGGCGTCCGGGTTCCACAGCCTGGCCAAGGGCGTGGGCCGGCACTTCGAGGCGGGCAACGTCCGCCAGACCGTCGTGGAACTGGACGACGCCTTCCTGTTCGTGACGGCCGCGGGTGACGGCAGCTGCCTCGCCGTCCTCTCGGACGCTGACTCGGACGTGGGCCTCGTCGCCTACGAGATGACGCTCCTGGTCAAGCGAGTCGGTGCGCATCTGGGTGCCGCCCCGCGCACCGATCTGCCTCAGGGCGGGTAG
- the glpK gene encoding glycerol kinase GlpK translates to MTDKFVAAIDQGTTSSRCIIFNQDGAIVAVDQREHRQIFPKPGWVEHDATEIWSKVQAVVAGAIAKAGLRADQVSALGITNQRETTVLWDRATGKPVHNAIVWQDTRTAALTNQLGGSDGQDRFREQTGLPLATYFSGPKAAWLLDNVPGLRARAENGEIAFGTIDSWLIWNLTGGTDGGQHVTDVTNAGRTMLMNLETLQWDQSILSAMNVPDAVLPEIRSSAEVYGTAVGQLAGVPVASALGDQQAAVFGQACYDVGTAKNTYGTGSFLLLNTGNRPVPSKNGLLTTMGYKIGSEAPVYCLEGSIAITGALVQWFRDQLGIIRTADEIEPLAASVEDNGGAYIVPAFSGLFAPYWRSDARGVVTGLTRYVTKAHLARAVLEATSWQTREVVDAMYQDSGVQITTLKVDGGMTKNNLLMQHQADVLDVPVVRPKVSETTCLGAAYAAGLATGVWNDLDELKSHWQKDVEWTPDMEASVRDRQYHNWRKAVEKSFGWEEDGEN, encoded by the coding sequence ATGACGGACAAGTTCGTCGCCGCTATCGACCAGGGCACCACCTCCAGCCGCTGCATCATCTTCAACCAGGACGGCGCGATCGTGGCCGTCGACCAGCGCGAGCACCGCCAGATCTTCCCCAAGCCCGGCTGGGTGGAGCACGACGCCACCGAGATCTGGTCCAAGGTGCAGGCCGTGGTCGCCGGGGCGATCGCCAAGGCCGGCCTGCGCGCCGACCAGGTCAGCGCGCTGGGGATCACCAACCAGCGCGAGACGACGGTCCTGTGGGACCGCGCCACGGGCAAGCCCGTGCACAACGCGATCGTGTGGCAGGACACCCGCACAGCGGCCCTGACCAACCAGCTCGGCGGCTCGGACGGGCAGGACCGGTTCCGCGAACAGACCGGACTGCCGCTGGCCACCTACTTCTCGGGACCCAAGGCGGCCTGGCTGCTCGACAACGTGCCCGGGCTGCGCGCACGTGCCGAGAACGGCGAGATCGCCTTCGGCACCATCGACTCCTGGCTGATCTGGAACCTCACCGGCGGCACGGACGGCGGGCAGCACGTCACCGACGTGACCAACGCCGGACGGACCATGCTGATGAACCTGGAGACCCTCCAGTGGGACCAGTCGATCCTGTCCGCGATGAACGTGCCCGACGCCGTGCTGCCCGAGATCAGGTCGTCCGCCGAGGTCTACGGCACCGCGGTCGGCCAACTCGCGGGCGTGCCCGTGGCGTCGGCACTGGGCGACCAGCAGGCCGCGGTGTTCGGGCAGGCCTGTTACGACGTGGGCACGGCGAAGAACACGTACGGCACGGGCTCCTTCCTGCTGCTCAACACGGGCAACAGGCCGGTCCCGTCGAAGAACGGCCTGCTGACGACGATGGGCTACAAGATCGGCTCCGAGGCGCCGGTCTACTGCCTGGAGGGGTCGATCGCCATCACGGGCGCCCTCGTCCAGTGGTTCCGCGACCAGCTCGGCATCATCCGTACCGCCGACGAGATCGAGCCCCTGGCAGCGAGTGTCGAGGACAACGGCGGCGCGTACATCGTGCCCGCCTTCTCCGGCCTGTTCGCGCCCTATTGGCGCTCGGACGCGCGCGGGGTCGTCACGGGCCTGACCCGGTACGTCACCAAGGCGCACCTCGCGCGCGCGGTGCTGGAGGCGACGAGCTGGCAGACGCGCGAGGTCGTGGACGCCATGTACCAGGACTCCGGGGTGCAGATCACCACCCTGAAGGTGGACGGCGGCATGACCAAGAACAACCTGCTGATGCAGCACCAGGCGGATGTGCTCGACGTGCCGGTGGTACGGCCGAAGGTCTCCGAGACCACGTGCCTGGGCGCCGCCTACGCGGCCGGGCTCGCCACGGGCGTGTGGAACGACCTCGACGAACTGAAGTCCCACTGGCAGAAGGACGTCGAGTGGACGCCGGACATGGAGGCGTCCGTGAGGGACCGCCAGTACCACAACTGGCGCAAGGCCGTGGAGAAGAGCTTCGGCTGGGAGGAGGACGGCGAGAACTAG
- a CDS encoding hydantoinase B/oxoprolinase family protein: MTTGWQFWVDRGGTFTDIVARRPDGRLLTHKLLSENSARYADAAVAGVRALLDGSREPVDAVRMGTTVATNALLERKGERTLLVITRGFRDALRIAYQNRPHIFARRIELPELLHERVVEVDERIAADGTVLRAPDLDALAGPLQEAYDDGIRAVAVVCMHSHLHPAHEQEIGRLAARVGFPQISLSSEVSPLMKLVPRGDTAVVDAYLSPVLRRYVQHVADELDGVRLMFMQSNGGLAEAGQFRGKDAILSGPAGGIVGMARMSRLAGFDRVIGFDMGGTSTDVSHFAGEYERVFTTRIAGVRLRAPMLDIHTVAAGGGSVLHFDGSRYRVGPDSAGADPGPACYRGGGPLAVTDANVMLGRIQPAFFPQVFGPGGDQPLDAELVRDRFTDLAHEIRERTGDDRTPEQVAEGYLQIAVANIAGAVKRISVQKGHDVTRYALTTFGGAGGQHACMVADSLGIRTVLVPPMAGVLSALGIGLADTTAMREQSVEVPLEPAAMPGVLKTAEDLESAARAELRAEDVPEDRIRVTRRAQLRYDGTDTPLTVELTEPAAMRHAFEERHRATYSFTLDRPLVVEALSVEATGITEPPDLSALATYQGRPAAPDTVRLHTAGAWHDVPLHRRENLPPGETVTGPAIITEASATTVVDDGWRAATTDDGHLVMERTAITESSDLDTKVDPVLLEVFNNLFMSIAEQMGARLESTAQSVNIKERLDFSCALFDPDGNLVANAPHIPVHLGSMGTSVKEVIRRRGPSMRPGDTYAVNDPYHGGTHLPDVTVITPVFDTERTAGTESDQILFYVASRGHHAEIGGIAPGSMPANSRTIEEEGVLLDNWLLAENGRFREQETLRLLTEAPYPSRNPQTNLADLRAQIAANNKGVDEVGRMIENFGLDVIQAYMRHVQDNAEEAVRRVIDALDDGEYAYETDSGAVIHVRVRVNRENRSATVDFTGTSDQLTTNFNAPFAVVNAAVLYVFRTLVDDDIPLNDGCLRPLDIVVPPGSMLAPEPPAAVVAGNVETSQAITGALYAALGVQAEGSGTMNNVTFGNDRHQYYETVASGSGAGDGFPGASAVQTHMTNSRLTDPEVLEWRLPVQLDEFALRPGSGGAGQWHGGDGVVRRIRFHEPMTVSTLSQHRRVPPYGMAGGEPGATGANRVEHADGTVTRLGGRDTADVGPGDVLVIETPGGGGYGPPSTQHPQQAGEETNDLRAF; the protein is encoded by the coding sequence GTGACGACAGGCTGGCAGTTCTGGGTCGACCGGGGCGGTACCTTCACCGACATCGTCGCGCGACGCCCCGACGGCCGCCTGCTCACCCACAAGCTCCTCTCGGAGAATTCGGCGCGCTACGCCGACGCCGCAGTCGCCGGAGTCCGAGCACTCCTGGACGGCTCCCGGGAGCCCGTCGACGCCGTCCGCATGGGGACCACCGTGGCCACCAACGCCCTCCTGGAACGCAAGGGCGAGCGCACCCTCCTTGTAATCACCCGCGGTTTCCGCGACGCCCTGCGCATCGCCTACCAGAACCGGCCCCACATCTTCGCCCGACGCATCGAACTCCCCGAACTGCTCCACGAACGGGTCGTGGAGGTCGACGAGCGCATCGCCGCCGACGGCACAGTGCTGCGCGCCCCCGACCTCGACGCCCTCGCCGGGCCCCTCCAGGAGGCGTACGACGACGGGATCCGCGCCGTCGCCGTGGTCTGCATGCACAGCCATCTCCACCCGGCCCACGAGCAGGAGATCGGACGGCTCGCCGCCCGTGTCGGCTTTCCGCAGATCTCGCTCTCCAGCGAGGTCAGCCCGCTGATGAAGCTCGTCCCGCGCGGGGACACCGCCGTCGTCGACGCCTACCTGTCGCCGGTGCTGCGCCGCTACGTCCAGCACGTCGCCGACGAACTCGACGGCGTGCGGCTGATGTTCATGCAGTCCAACGGCGGCCTCGCGGAAGCCGGCCAGTTCCGCGGCAAGGACGCCATCCTCTCCGGACCCGCCGGCGGCATCGTCGGGATGGCCCGCATGTCCCGGCTGGCCGGATTCGACCGGGTCATCGGCTTCGACATGGGCGGCACCTCCACCGATGTCTCGCACTTCGCGGGCGAGTACGAACGCGTCTTCACCACCCGGATCGCCGGAGTCCGGCTGCGCGCGCCCATGCTGGACATTCACACCGTCGCGGCCGGCGGCGGCTCGGTGCTGCACTTCGACGGCTCCCGCTACCGCGTAGGGCCGGACTCGGCGGGCGCGGACCCGGGACCCGCCTGTTACCGGGGCGGCGGCCCGCTCGCCGTCACCGACGCCAACGTGATGCTCGGCCGCATCCAACCCGCCTTCTTTCCCCAGGTGTTCGGCCCCGGCGGCGACCAACCCCTCGACGCGGAGCTCGTCCGCGACCGCTTCACCGACCTCGCCCACGAGATCCGTGAGCGGACCGGCGACGACCGCACGCCCGAACAGGTCGCCGAGGGCTACCTCCAGATCGCGGTCGCCAACATCGCGGGCGCCGTCAAGCGGATCTCCGTCCAGAAGGGCCACGACGTCACCCGCTACGCGCTCACCACCTTCGGCGGGGCGGGCGGCCAGCACGCGTGCATGGTCGCCGACTCCCTCGGTATCCGCACGGTCCTGGTGCCGCCGATGGCCGGTGTCCTCTCCGCCCTCGGCATCGGCCTCGCCGACACGACGGCCATGCGCGAGCAGTCCGTCGAGGTCCCCCTGGAGCCCGCCGCGATGCCCGGCGTCCTCAAGACCGCCGAAGACCTGGAGAGCGCCGCGCGCGCCGAACTCCGCGCCGAGGACGTCCCCGAGGACCGCATCCGCGTCACCCGCCGCGCCCAGCTCCGCTACGACGGCACCGACACCCCCCTCACCGTCGAGCTGACCGAGCCCGCCGCGATGAGGCACGCCTTCGAAGAACGTCATCGCGCCACGTACTCCTTCACCCTCGACCGCCCGCTCGTCGTCGAAGCCCTCTCCGTCGAAGCCACCGGCATCACCGAACCCCCCGATCTCTCCGCCCTGGCCACCTACCAGGGCCGGCCCGCCGCCCCCGACACCGTCCGCCTCCACACGGCCGGCGCCTGGCACGACGTCCCCCTCCACCGCCGCGAGAACCTGCCCCCCGGCGAGACGGTCACCGGACCCGCGATCATCACCGAGGCCAGTGCGACGACCGTCGTCGACGACGGCTGGCGGGCCGCGACGACCGACGACGGGCATCTGGTCATGGAACGCACGGCGATTACGGAGAGTTCCGATCTCGACACGAAAGTCGACCCGGTTCTGCTCGAGGTCTTCAACAACCTCTTCATGTCCATCGCCGAACAGATGGGCGCTCGACTGGAGTCGACGGCCCAGTCCGTCAACATCAAGGAACGCCTCGACTTCTCCTGCGCCCTCTTCGACCCGGACGGAAACCTGGTGGCCAACGCCCCGCACATCCCCGTCCACCTGGGCTCGATGGGCACCAGCGTCAAAGAGGTCATCCGCCGCCGCGGCCCGTCCATGCGCCCCGGAGACACCTACGCGGTCAACGACCCGTACCACGGCGGCACCCACCTGCCCGACGTCACCGTGATCACCCCCGTCTTCGACACCGAACGCACGGCGGGCACGGAGAGTGACCAGATCCTCTTCTACGTCGCCTCCCGCGGCCACCACGCCGAGATCGGCGGCATCGCCCCCGGATCCATGCCCGCGAACAGCCGCACCATCGAGGAGGAGGGCGTCCTCCTCGACAACTGGCTGCTCGCCGAGAACGGCCGCTTCCGCGAGCAGGAGACCCTCCGCCTGCTCACCGAGGCGCCGTACCCCTCCCGCAATCCGCAGACCAACCTCGCCGACCTGCGCGCCCAGATCGCCGCCAACAACAAGGGCGTCGACGAAGTCGGCCGGATGATCGAGAACTTCGGCCTCGACGTCATCCAGGCGTACATGAGGCACGTCCAGGACAACGCCGAAGAGGCCGTGCGCCGGGTGATCGACGCCCTGGACGACGGGGAGTACGCCTACGAGACCGACTCGGGCGCCGTCATCCACGTACGCGTGCGCGTGAACCGCGAAAACCGGTCCGCCACCGTCGACTTCACCGGCACGTCGGACCAGCTGACCACCAACTTCAACGCCCCCTTCGCCGTGGTCAACGCGGCCGTCCTGTACGTGTTCCGGACCCTCGTCGACGACGACATCCCGCTCAACGACGGCTGTCTGCGCCCGCTCGACATCGTCGTACCGCCCGGTTCCATGCTGGCACCCGAGCCTCCGGCCGCCGTGGTCGCGGGCAACGTGGAGACCTCACAGGCCATCACCGGGGCGCTGTACGCGGCCCTGGGAGTCCAGGCCGAGGGGTCCGGCACCATGAACAACGTGACCTTCGGCAACGACCGTCACCAGTACTACGAGACCGTGGCCTCCGGATCCGGAGCGGGAGACGGCTTCCCCGGTGCGTCCGCCGTCCAGACCCACATGACCAACTCGCGGCTCACCGACCCCGAGGTCCTGGAGTGGCGACTGCCCGTCCAGCTCGACGAGTTCGCGCTGCGGCCCGGTAGCGGCGGCGCAGGACAGTGGCACGGCGGGGACGGTGTCGTACGCCGCATCCGCTTCCACGAGCCCATGACGGTCTCGACCCTGTCCCAGCACCGTAGGGTTCCCCCGTACGGCATGGCGGGCGGCGAGCCCGGTGCGACGGGCGCCAACCGCGTGGAGCACGCGGACGGCACGGTCACCCGACTCGGTGGCCGGGACACGGCGGACGTCGGCCCCGGCGACGTACTCGTCATCGAGACCCCCGGAGGCGGAGGCTACGGCCCGCCGTCGACCCAACACCCCCAGCAAGCAGGAGAAGAGACCAATGATCTTCGGGCGTTCTGA
- a CDS encoding ATP/GTP-binding protein produces the protein MIFGRSERGKPPVEPVTLKILVAGGFGVGKTTFVGAVSEIRPLRTEELLTEAGRPVDDTSGVEGKRTTTVAMDFGRITLREDLVLYLFGTPGQERFWFMWDELSEGALGAVVLADTRRLEDCFAAVDYFERRSIPFLVGVNCFEGAARYPEEEVRQALDLDEDVPILLCDARDKQSVKDVLVGVVQHAMAYSARRRQTVTT, from the coding sequence ATGATCTTCGGGCGTTCTGAGCGCGGCAAGCCCCCGGTCGAGCCCGTCACGCTCAAGATCCTGGTGGCCGGCGGCTTCGGCGTGGGCAAGACCACGTTCGTGGGCGCGGTCAGCGAGATCAGACCGCTGCGCACCGAGGAACTGCTCACCGAGGCAGGACGCCCGGTCGACGACACGAGCGGTGTCGAGGGCAAGCGGACCACCACCGTCGCCATGGACTTCGGGCGCATCACCCTGCGCGAGGACCTGGTGCTGTACCTGTTCGGCACACCCGGACAGGAACGGTTCTGGTTCATGTGGGACGAACTCTCCGAGGGCGCTCTCGGAGCCGTCGTGCTCGCCGACACGCGTCGCCTGGAGGACTGCTTCGCCGCCGTCGACTACTTCGAGCGGCGTTCCATACCGTTCCTCGTCGGCGTCAACTGCTTCGAGGGGGCCGCCCGTTATCCCGAGGAGGAGGTGCGGCAGGCCCTCGACCTCGACGAGGACGTACCGATCCTGCTGTGCGACGCCCGGGACAAGCAGTCGGTCAAGGACGTCCTCGTGGGCGTCGTCCAGCACGCGATGGCGTACTCGGCGCGGCGCCGCCAGACCGTCACCACCTGA
- a CDS encoding MIP/aquaporin family protein, producing MSNGDVFLGEVIGTAILILFGAGVVAAVVLNYSKAKDSGWVVIAFGWGFGVLAGAYTAAPLSGGHLNPAVTLGIAVDTGDWDQVPVYIAGQMVGAMLGAVLCWLVYYAQFQANAEEEIAQPTLGIFATGPAIRNPVANLITEIIATVGLVLPILAFGLTKGLGESGTAVLVVAFLVVGIGLSLGGPTGYAINPARDLGPRIVHTLLPIPNKGTSDWGYAWIPVVGPLIGGALSGVIFNAAF from the coding sequence ATGAGCAACGGAGACGTATTTCTCGGCGAGGTCATCGGTACGGCGATTCTGATCCTCTTCGGCGCCGGCGTGGTCGCCGCCGTCGTACTCAACTACTCCAAGGCAAAGGACTCGGGCTGGGTCGTCATCGCGTTCGGCTGGGGCTTCGGCGTGCTGGCCGGGGCATACACCGCCGCTCCGCTGTCCGGCGGGCATCTCAACCCCGCGGTGACCCTCGGGATCGCCGTCGACACCGGTGACTGGGACCAGGTACCTGTCTACATCGCCGGGCAGATGGTCGGCGCCATGCTCGGGGCGGTGCTGTGCTGGCTGGTCTACTACGCGCAGTTCCAGGCCAACGCCGAGGAGGAGATCGCCCAGCCCACGCTCGGGATCTTCGCCACCGGTCCCGCGATCCGCAATCCCGTGGCCAACCTGATCACGGAGATCATCGCGACCGTCGGCCTGGTCCTGCCCATCCTGGCCTTCGGGCTCACCAAGGGACTCGGCGAGTCCGGTACCGCGGTCCTCGTCGTCGCGTTCCTGGTGGTCGGCATCGGTCTGTCGCTCGGCGGGCCCACCGGCTACGCCATCAACCCGGCCCGTGACCTCGGACCGCGCATCGTCCACACCCTGCTGCCGATTCCCAACAAGGGCACCTCGGACTGGGGTTACGCGTGGATCCCGGTGGTCGGACCGCTGATCGGCGGGGCTCTGTCCGGGGTGATCTTCAACGCAGCCTTCTGA